Proteins from one Paraburkholderia sp. BL10I2N1 genomic window:
- a CDS encoding acyltransferase — MDNSNTPDKYATLDGLRGVAAMLVVVVHFPHLFGLASIENGYLVVDLFFVMSGFVIGSAYEEKLLRENINGREFMRLRLIRLYPLYIAGTLLGAAGLLLKLPFPDWHFVGLALPLAILMLPSPVTIRIFYPFNVAPHSLYPLNFPSWSLFFELVGNAAYAIFFKRLTTRMLFFIVVLSGVMLAVIGFRHKTLDAGPVFGGSYVGFLRIAYSFSFGIILFRLRVSRRKISDIYSIVPVIVCLLMFCAPIPESARPAFIVFVLIFAIPVAVRIAASIEPSRWLRKVFLFFGMVSYGVYVLHVPTVFLIQMFLARSDRIASPAIYALGAAILLTVVALACLAEKYYDRPIRRRLLQGRQHQGSRHRAAVVAPINE, encoded by the coding sequence ATGGACAATTCAAACACACCGGATAAATACGCGACACTGGACGGCTTACGTGGTGTGGCGGCCATGTTGGTCGTCGTGGTCCATTTTCCGCATTTATTTGGTCTTGCTTCGATCGAAAACGGCTACCTGGTCGTGGACCTGTTCTTCGTTATGAGCGGTTTCGTCATTGGTAGTGCCTATGAGGAAAAATTATTACGAGAAAATATCAACGGACGCGAGTTCATGAGACTTCGCCTGATCCGTCTCTATCCCCTTTATATTGCGGGGACTTTGCTGGGCGCAGCAGGCCTTTTGCTGAAACTACCATTCCCGGATTGGCATTTCGTAGGATTGGCACTTCCTCTCGCTATCCTGATGCTGCCGAGTCCGGTTACCATCCGGATATTCTATCCGTTCAACGTTGCTCCACATTCCCTTTATCCTCTCAATTTCCCGTCGTGGTCACTGTTTTTTGAACTGGTGGGCAACGCAGCATACGCAATATTCTTCAAGCGCCTTACAACACGGATGCTTTTTTTTATCGTCGTCCTGTCTGGCGTGATGCTGGCCGTTATCGGTTTTCGCCATAAAACCCTTGACGCTGGTCCGGTATTCGGTGGAAGTTATGTTGGCTTCCTGCGTATTGCCTATTCATTCTCCTTTGGCATCATTCTTTTCCGTCTGCGTGTTTCTCGAAGAAAAATTAGCGATATTTATTCCATTGTTCCAGTCATCGTATGCCTGTTGATGTTTTGCGCTCCGATCCCGGAATCGGCGCGTCCGGCATTCATCGTTTTTGTTTTGATTTTCGCTATTCCAGTCGCGGTCAGAATCGCAGCATCCATTGAGCCGTCGCGCTGGCTGAGAAAGGTATTTCTATTTTTCGGAATGGTGTCCTACGGAGTTTATGTTCTGCACGTCCCGACCGTATTCCTTATTCAGATGTTCCTCGCCCGATCAGACCGCATCGCGTCGCCAGCCATCTATGCTTTGGGTGCGGCGATATTGCTGACTGTCGTAGCGCTCGCGTGCCTTGCCGAGAAGTACTATGACCGGCCAATTCGCAGGCGCCTTCTTCAAGGTCGGCAGCATCAGGGGAGCCGCCATCGCGCTGCTGTAGTCGCCCCAATCAACGAGTAG
- a CDS encoding MdtP family multidrug efflux transporter outer membrane subunit, translating into MKARSSPRAWSWRRCALCIAWSSCLGLPGCALIHKNGTPYAEISPEQISLADDIHLARDGWPAARWWSRYRDAQLDALIEQALADAPTMLIARTRVAQAKSDVELVRTGSSLQVVALALLDREHVSANGFLGPFAMNEPALGLTGPWYTEGIVGLGASLNVDIWGKQRAQVAASLGVSNARLAETSAVELEISTDVAQLYYGIQTTYQLIDLLNESREVAVFAVDAHDARTARGVEPRTRLEEARAQQLTIERQIVSAQGQIRQIRESLRALIGAGPNGLPPIEPVALPRSQAALPATLSYELLARRPDLQAMRWYVAASFDRIDAAKAAFYPSFDIKAFFGYNALHLSDLFTHASQQINLIPGLYLPIFDGGRLNANLGGAREGSNLLIEQYNQAVLNAVRDVAQTGSRLQALDAETGLQKQRIESVAFARDSVEAHYQRGLTSRLAALEARQPVIAEQVALLTLNGQMLSQEIALTKALGGGYRADPPVELKPR; encoded by the coding sequence ATGAAGGCGCGATCAAGTCCCCGCGCCTGGTCGTGGCGTCGCTGCGCCCTGTGCATCGCATGGTCGTCGTGCCTCGGCCTGCCGGGTTGCGCGCTGATCCACAAAAACGGCACGCCGTATGCCGAGATTTCGCCCGAGCAGATCAGTCTCGCCGACGACATCCATCTCGCGCGCGATGGCTGGCCCGCCGCGCGCTGGTGGAGTCGTTATCGCGATGCGCAGCTCGACGCGCTCATCGAACAGGCGCTCGCCGATGCGCCGACGATGTTGATTGCGCGAACCCGCGTCGCGCAGGCAAAGTCGGACGTCGAGCTTGTGAGAACGGGGTCGAGCCTTCAGGTGGTGGCGCTTGCCTTGCTGGATCGCGAGCACGTTTCCGCGAACGGCTTTCTCGGCCCGTTCGCGATGAACGAACCTGCGTTGGGGCTGACGGGCCCCTGGTACACCGAGGGCATCGTCGGGCTTGGCGCAAGTCTGAACGTCGACATCTGGGGCAAACAGCGCGCGCAGGTCGCCGCGTCGCTCGGCGTGAGCAATGCGCGGCTTGCCGAGACGTCCGCCGTCGAACTCGAAATCTCGACCGACGTCGCGCAGCTGTACTACGGCATTCAGACGACTTACCAGCTTATCGACCTGCTGAACGAATCGCGCGAGGTAGCGGTGTTCGCGGTGGATGCACACGACGCGCGTACGGCGCGCGGCGTCGAGCCCCGAACCCGGCTCGAAGAAGCCCGTGCGCAGCAACTGACCATCGAACGACAGATCGTTTCGGCGCAAGGCCAGATACGGCAGATTCGCGAATCGTTGCGAGCATTGATCGGCGCGGGACCGAACGGCTTGCCCCCGATCGAGCCCGTTGCGTTGCCGCGCTCGCAAGCGGCCTTGCCCGCGACGCTCTCTTATGAACTCCTCGCCCGGCGGCCCGATCTTCAGGCGATGCGCTGGTACGTGGCGGCATCGTTCGACCGGATCGACGCAGCGAAGGCGGCGTTCTATCCGAGCTTCGACATCAAGGCGTTCTTCGGCTACAACGCATTGCATCTTTCCGACCTCTTCACGCATGCAAGCCAGCAGATCAACCTGATCCCTGGCCTGTATCTGCCGATTTTCGATGGTGGCCGGCTCAACGCGAACCTTGGCGGCGCACGTGAGGGCAGCAACCTGTTGATCGAGCAGTACAACCAGGCCGTCCTGAATGCGGTACGCGATGTCGCGCAGACGGGCAGCCGTCTGCAGGCCCTCGATGCGGAGACCGGGTTGCAGAAGCAACGGATCGAATCCGTCGCGTTCGCGCGAGACAGCGTTGAAGCGCACTATCAGCGCGGACTCACCAGCCGCCTGGCGGCGCTCGAGGCACGTCAGCCCGTGATCGCGGAACAGGTCGCGCTGCTCACGCTCAACGGCCAGATGCTCAGTCAGGAGATCGCGTTGACGAAGGCGCTCGGCGGCGGCTATCGCGCCGATCCGCCTGTCGAACTCAAGCCGCGATGA